A single window of Malus sylvestris chromosome 5, drMalSylv7.2, whole genome shotgun sequence DNA harbors:
- the LOC126623093 gene encoding replication factor C subunit 1-like isoform X4 — MSQADIRKWFMKSHDKGNSKKPVVTTSQTPSTAKTEPKESARGDQDNSGRRKTSKYFPPDKPTDDKETSKVPAKRKPHKDPDESIKPSPAKKAHKVIDDDNDEDDFVSPNSKKKSVDSTPREKLKSTSGVGIPQKVTTIDEGGDDDAKAAKSPLKPAGRGRGGRGTSGGPTGGRGRGAGQGGFMNFGERKDPPHKGEKEVPEGAPDCLAALTFVISGTLDSLEREEAEDLIKRHGGRITGSVSKKTNYLLCDEDIEGRKSSKAKELGTAFLTEDGLFDMIRASIGAKVPVHETKKSVDDAAAASLPNKSPKKVTLKKDLTGSSLASSASSKPLQSDASLARHKKQTTGHSTFTWTEKYRPKVPNDIIGNQSLVKQLHDWLAHWNEQFLDTGNKKKGKNPTNSGAKKAVLLSGTPGIGKTTSAKLVSQMLGFQAIEVNASDSRGKSDSKIEKGIGGSNANSIKELVSNKALSMDGSKHPKTVLIMDEVDGMSAGDRGGVADLIASIKISKIPIICICNDRYSQKLKSLVNYCLLLSFRKPTKQQMAKRLMQIASAEGLQVNEIALEELAEKVNGDMRMAVNQLQYMSLSMSVIKYDDVRQRLLSSSKDEDISPFTAVDKLFGFNAGKLRMDERVDLSMSDPDLVPLLIQENYINYRPSSAVKDDSGIKRMDLIARAAESIGNGDIFNVQIRKYRQWQLSQSACLSSSIIPAALLRGQRETLEQGERNFNRFGGWLGKNSTLGKNLRLLEDLHGHLLASRESSSGRETLRVEYLFLLLKRLTVPLRELPKDEAVQEVVEFMNAYSISQDDFDTIVELSKYEGHPNPLDGILPAVKAALTKAYKEGSKTRMVRAADFVTIPGMKKAPKKRIAALLEPSDVVIGENNDDTLVQSEDENSSDTEDLEGTAAGEKLQKECKYNLI; from the exons ATG TCACAGGCAGATATTAGGAAGTGGTTTATGAAGTCGCACGACAAGGGAAACAGCAAGAAACCGGTAGTGACTACTTCACAGACTCCTTCAACAGCTAAGACAGAGCCTAAAGAATCA GCGCGTGGAGATCAAGACAACTCTGGCAGGAGGAAAACTAGCAAGTATTTTCCCCCAGATAAGCCAACAGATGATAAAGAAACATCTAAAGTTCCAGCCAAAAGAAAGCCTCACAAGGATCCTGATGAATCTATTAAACCCTCACCTGCAAAAAAAGCTCACAAAGTTATTGATGACGACAACGATGAAGACGATTTTGTCTCGCCTAATTCGAAGAAGAAATCAGTTGATTCCACTCCTAGAGAGAAACTGAAAAGCACATCTGGCGTGGGAATCCCACAGAAGGTTACCACTATTGATGAAGGTGGCGATGATGATGCAAAGGCTGCCAAATCACCCCTCAAGCCGGCTGGTAGGGGTCGTGGTGGAAGAGGTACTTCTGGAGGACCAACCGGTGGAAGAGGCAGAGGCGCTGGACAAGGCGGATTTATGAACTTTGGAGAAAGGAAAGATCCTCCACACAAAGGAGAAAAG GAAGTTCCTGAAGGTGCTCCAGATTGTTTAGCTGCCTTGACTTTTGTAATTAGTGGTACACTTGACAg TTTGGAAAGAGAAGAAGCAGAGGATTTGATTAAACGTCATGGCGGTCGTATTACTGGATCTGTCAGCAAGAAAACG AATTATCTTTTATGCGATGAAGATATTGAGGGAAGGAAATCCTCTAAAGCTAAAGAACTTGG TACGGCTTTTCTTACTGAGGATGGATTGTTTGATATGATTCGGGCGTCTATCGGTGCTAAAGTACCTGTACACGAAACAAAGAAATCTGTGGATGATGCTGCAGCAGCATCTTTGCCCAATAAAAGCCCTAAGAAAGTAACATTAAAGA AAGATTTGACTGGAAGCTCGTTGGCATCAAGTGCATCTAGCAAACCATTGCAGTCAGATGCCTCCCTTGCTAGGCATAAGAAGCAAACTACCGGCCATTCTACTTTTACTTGGACAGAAAAATACAGGCCAAAGGTTCCAAACGACATTATTGGGAATCAGTCATTG GTAAAGCAGCTTCATGATTGGTTGGCACATTGGAATGAGCAATTTCTTGATACTGGAAataagaaaaagggaaaaaacccaacaaattcTGGTGCAAAAAAGGCTGTACTTTTAAGTGGAACACCTGGTATAGGGAAAACGACGTCTGCAAAGTTAGTCAGTCAGATGCTTGGTTTCCAGGCAATTGAG GTAAATGCTAGTGACAGTCGTGGTAAATCTGATTCAAAGATTGAAAAGGGAATTGGTGGAAGCAATGCGAATTCGATTAAAGAGCTTGTCAGCAACAAGGCCCTAAGCATGGATGG ATCAAAGCATCCCAAAACTGTGCTGATTATGGATGAGGTTGATGGGATGTCTGCTGGAGATCGGGGAGGAGTTGCTGATCTTATTGCTAGCATAAAGATTTCAAAAATTCCTATTATCTGCATTTGTAATGATCGTTACAGTCAGAAACTGAAAAGTCTTGTGAACTACTGTTTGCTTCTCAGCTTTCGCAAACCTACCAAGCAACAG ATGGCAAAGAGGTTGATGCAAATTGCAAGTGCTGAAGGCcttcaagttaatgag ATTGCTCTTGAGGAACTGGCAGAAAAGGTTAATGGAGACATGCGAATGGCAGTTAACCAATTGCAATATATGAGCCTCTCAATGTCTGTCATTAAATATGATGATGTACGGCAACGCTTATTAAGCAGTTCAAAGGATGAAGATATTTCACCATTTACAGCTGTTGACAA GCTGTTTGGTTTTAATGCTGGAAAGTTGCGAATGGATGAGCGAGTTGACCTGAGCATGAGTGATCCTGACCTAGTCCCTCTTCTTATCCAG GAAAACTATATCAACTACAGGCCAAGTTCGGCTGTAAAAGATGATAGTGGGATAAAACGTATGGACTTGATTGCCCGTGCCGCTGAGTCTATTGGCAATGGAGATATTTTCAATGTACAGATTAGAAAATATCGGCAATGGCAGCTTTCCCAAAGTGCTTGTCTTTCATCCTCTATAATTCC TGCTGCATTGTTGCGGGGGCAAAGAGAGACACTTGAGCag GGAGAAAGGAATTTTAATAGATTTGGAGGGTGGCTGGGAAAGAATTCAACGTTAGGGAAaaatcttaggctcttggaagATTTGCATGGTCATCTTCTTGCTTCTCGTGAATCTAGTTCGGGGAG GGAAACACTACGAGTTGAatacctttttcttcttctgaagCGATTGACCGTGCCACTACGTGAACTGCCTAAG GATGAAGCTGTGCAGGAAGTTGTGGAGTTCATGAATGCTTACTCCATTAGTCAGGATGACTTTGATACTATTGTGGAGTTATCCAAATATGAG GGGCACCCAAATCCGCTAGATGGCATACTACCTGCTGTAAAAGCTGCTTTGACAAAAGCTTAcaaagaaggaagcaaaacaAGGATGGTACGAGCTGCAGATTTTGTTACTATTCCTGGAATGAAAAAGGCCCCTAAGAAGCGGATTGCTGCCCTTTTAGAACCATCTGATGTTGTAATTGGAGAGAACAATGACGATACTTTGGTTCAGAGTGAAGATGAAAATTCGTCAGATACAGAGGACTTGG AAGGCACTGCTGCTGGTGAGAAGCTGCAAA AGGAGTGCAAGTACAATTTGATTTGA